Proteins encoded in a region of the Diadema setosum chromosome 7, eeDiaSeto1, whole genome shotgun sequence genome:
- the LOC140230689 gene encoding uncharacterized protein → MVNVLPDLELFRPILSGIEEYNKRKRRRPADPDGSNVNVTPDSCAVHHSSTEHPGDKIEDASSRQKRVYQIYQNFSEDHNFEAEMIEDSAGTNFRHLHDVIDQDGEHLAQYQNVRGNARIEQYMDMSGTVNNSMRRDATFHPYVDSSAAVEKDTDENGYVVASVCPGRVSAIKLQARYDSTGTFVLDDALSIGPSPCGPLSLPSRPVDDSTRSGNFQSPVYEDIPSTYDQSAPIRKPPHSPKYPIIGRKNKRAPPPPMSPNDPVSIYPNKEREEREVDENGYLILETCAGEIVDERHVGKDKRVPTASFYKDKTSSEVDLHRTQNSHGKIKSVIYESIPDNLKL, encoded by the exons ATGGTCAACGTTTTACCCGACCTGGAACTCTTCCGTCCCATCTTGTCGGGCATCGAAGAATACAACAAACG AAAACGTAGGCGCCCAGCAGATCCCGATGGCTCGAATGTCAACGTCACTCCCGACTCGTGCGCAGTGCATCATTCTTCAACGGAACATCCCGGCGACAAAATTGAGGACGCCTCCTCTCGTCAGAAGAGAGTGTATCAAATCTACCAGAACTTTTCGGAG GATCACAACTTTGAAGCGGAAATGATCGAAGATTCAGCGGGCACGAATTTCCGGCATCTCCATGACGTCATAGACCAAGACGGTGAACACCTTGCCCAGTATCAAAACGTTAGAGGTAATGCAAGGATAGAGCAATACATGGACATGTCAGGAACCGTCAATAATAGCATGAGGAGGGATGCCACGTTTCATCCGTATGTTGACTCTTCCGCAGCAGTTGAAAAAGATACTGATGAAAACGGGTACGTCGTAGCCAGTGTATGTCCAGGCCGAGTATCTGCAATCAAACTTCAGGCTCGTTATGATTCAACAGGGACATTTGTCCTGGACGATGCTTTATCCATTGGTCCCTCACCTTGCGGACCACTATCCCTTCCGTCCAGGCCTGTAGACGACTCTACGAGATCAGGGAACTTCCAATCACCAGTTTATGAAGATATCCCTTCAACTTACGACCAATCCGCACCCATCAGAAAACCGCCACATTCCCCCAAGTACCCGATCATCGGTAGAAAAAATAAACGCGCCCCTCCTCCTCCTATGAGTCCGAACGATCCTGTTTCAATTTATCCGAACAAGGAAAGGGAAGAACGCGAAGTCGATGAAAATGGGTACCTCATTCTTGAAACATGTGCTGGTGAAATTGTTGATGAGCGGCATGTTGGCAAGGACAAAAGAGTCCCCACAGCATCTTTTTACAAAGATAAGACGTCTTCTGAAGTAGATCTTCATAGGACACAGAACTCCCATGGTAAAATCAAATCGGTAATCTACGAGAGCATTCCCGATAACCTAAAACTCTAG